One window of the Nocardia huaxiensis genome contains the following:
- a CDS encoding DUF4352 domain-containing protein: protein MTYQPGPQNYPTPPVPPQYLPPAPPKKSNALKIILIAFAAIIVLCGGCTALISKSDPASKGTTSETGSPATDSPAKESPATKPIPGLNTPVRDGKFEFVVTEIQSGIPEVGDNPYLAKKAQGAYTIVSLTITNTSDKPYGFSPGNQYVFDTKNRKFSNDASAGMNLQADTSLYADLNPGNTITAQIVFDLPADSQPDYIMLHDSMFSGGVKVSLH from the coding sequence ATGACCTACCAGCCCGGCCCCCAGAACTACCCGACGCCCCCCGTCCCGCCCCAGTACCTGCCGCCCGCCCCGCCCAAGAAGTCCAACGCCCTCAAGATCATCCTGATCGCCTTCGCCGCCATCATCGTGCTCTGCGGCGGCTGCACGGCCCTGATCAGCAAGTCCGACCCCGCATCCAAGGGCACCACCTCCGAAACCGGCTCCCCCGCAACCGATTCCCCCGCCAAGGAATCCCCCGCCACCAAGCCCATCCCCGGCCTCAACACCCCCGTCCGCGACGGCAAGTTCGAATTCGTGGTAACCGAAATCCAGTCCGGCATCCCCGAAGTAGGCGACAACCCCTACCTCGCCAAGAAGGCCCAGGGCGCCTACACCATCGTCTCCCTCACGATCACCAACACCTCCGACAAGCCCTACGGCTTCTCCCCCGGCAACCAGTACGTCTTCGACACCAAGAACCGCAAGTTCAGCAACGACGCCTCGGCGGGCATGAACCTCCAGGCCGACACCAGCCTCTACGCCGACCTCAACCCCGGCAACACCATCACCGCCCAGATCGTCTTCGACCTCCCCGCCGACTCCCAGCCCGACTACATCATGCTCCACGACTCGATGTTCTCCGGCGGCGTCAAGGTCTCCCTCCACTAA
- a CDS encoding DUF732 domain-containing protein, with translation MRTTATLLALAATAALTATAPTALAAPNTGSSGGSSGTSCNPRSNADQLFLKKSNYDEKSCSVQDSAIRLAQSQCRWLDAHGNSAANHIKLAEDSRDTLKYPYTFLNAAILAYCPQYDL, from the coding sequence ATGCGCACCACCGCAACCCTGCTCGCCCTCGCCGCCACCGCAGCCCTCACCGCCACCGCCCCCACCGCCCTCGCGGCCCCCAACACCGGCTCGTCCGGCGGCTCCTCCGGCACCTCCTGCAACCCCCGCAGCAACGCCGACCAGCTCTTCCTGAAGAAGTCCAACTACGACGAAAAGAGCTGCAGCGTCCAGGATTCCGCCATCCGCCTGGCCCAGTCCCAGTGCCGCTGGCTCGACGCCCACGGCAACTCGGCCGCCAACCACATCAAGCTCGCCGAGGACTCCCGCGACACCCTGAAGTACCCCTACACCTTCCTCAACGCCGCGATCCTCGCCTACTGCCCCCAGTACGACCTCTGA
- a CDS encoding DNA/RNA helicase domain-containing protein: MVLVRGSAEFLLAEANTGRLTQLLADQALFKWGKNAGTSEQRAWTNSLPVMLNDIVDTGLGNVEVLIEYGLPHSPKRVDAVLCGVHPRTGAPSYVLVELKQWSRVESVAEDLVRIQGYPRPSLHPVEQVRRYCEYLVDSTPALADRPEVVHGIAYLHNARSRIVAALDQYEPTPFGLMFTMDDRALMANHLRGLLNIGGSRTHALQAADDFLHFEHAPTKPLLDLAAKEIQEREQFILLDEQWIAYKLVMQALERSRAEHTRTVVIVSGGPGSGKSVIALSLLGELARQGRRVHHATGSSAFTRTMRKIAGRRNPRVQTLFKYFNNYMSSAPRELDVLICDEAHRIRETSANRFTSAQQRASSRRQIDELLEVASVPVFLLDENQTVRPGEMGSLAEITAAAEAADCKVDVIPLDGQFRCGGSDLFDIWVEHLLGLNPLQPISWSELTEGSDDRFRVTSAVSPQALESWLLCQQERQGGTARIAAGYCWPWSDPEAIEDSKRLVDDIKIGDWKRPWNAKPEKRVPDAPESYYWASDDRGFGQVGCIYTAQGFEYDWAGVIFGEDFVRRGDKWVARRGRSHDPAVRKASESEFAALICNTYKVLLTRGMRGTCVYSTDPETQAFLEKMTG; encoded by the coding sequence ATGGTTCTTGTACGGGGTAGTGCCGAGTTCCTGCTGGCGGAGGCCAACACTGGTCGACTGACGCAACTGCTGGCTGACCAGGCGCTTTTCAAATGGGGCAAGAACGCCGGGACTTCCGAACAGCGTGCGTGGACCAACAGCTTGCCGGTCATGCTGAATGACATCGTCGATACGGGGCTCGGCAATGTCGAGGTGCTTATCGAATATGGCCTACCCCACAGCCCGAAGCGGGTCGATGCGGTGCTGTGCGGCGTGCATCCACGCACAGGGGCTCCGAGCTATGTCCTGGTCGAGCTGAAACAGTGGTCGAGGGTCGAAAGCGTGGCGGAGGATCTGGTCAGGATCCAGGGGTACCCGAGGCCGTCTTTGCATCCGGTCGAGCAGGTGCGGCGATACTGTGAGTACCTTGTGGATTCAACTCCGGCCCTTGCTGACCGGCCTGAAGTGGTGCACGGCATCGCGTACTTGCACAACGCACGATCGCGTATTGTCGCTGCGCTCGATCAGTACGAGCCCACTCCGTTCGGACTCATGTTCACCATGGACGACCGCGCACTGATGGCAAATCATCTGCGGGGCTTGCTGAACATCGGCGGGAGTCGCACCCACGCGCTCCAGGCCGCGGACGACTTCCTGCACTTCGAGCACGCTCCGACGAAGCCGTTGCTCGATCTGGCGGCGAAGGAGATTCAAGAGCGGGAGCAGTTCATTCTGCTCGATGAGCAGTGGATCGCCTACAAGCTGGTGATGCAAGCCCTCGAGCGTTCGCGCGCCGAGCACACTCGAACCGTCGTAATCGTTTCGGGCGGACCAGGTTCGGGCAAGAGCGTGATTGCGCTTAGTCTGCTCGGCGAGTTGGCGCGACAAGGTCGGCGGGTCCACCACGCAACCGGATCGAGTGCCTTCACAAGGACCATGCGGAAGATTGCCGGCAGGCGGAATCCGCGAGTGCAGACCTTGTTCAAGTACTTCAACAACTACATGAGCTCCGCGCCGCGTGAACTGGATGTTCTGATTTGTGATGAGGCGCACCGGATTCGGGAAACCAGTGCCAACCGATTCACCAGTGCACAGCAGCGCGCATCGAGCCGGCGGCAGATCGACGAGCTCCTCGAAGTGGCCTCGGTTCCGGTATTTCTGCTGGATGAGAACCAGACTGTGCGTCCAGGGGAGATGGGCTCGCTTGCGGAGATCACCGCGGCAGCGGAGGCCGCCGATTGCAAGGTCGACGTGATTCCGTTGGACGGTCAGTTCCGTTGCGGTGGTTCGGATCTGTTCGATATTTGGGTCGAGCACCTGCTGGGCTTGAACCCCCTGCAACCGATCAGCTGGTCGGAACTGACCGAGGGTTCTGACGACAGGTTTCGCGTCACCAGCGCTGTGTCGCCGCAGGCACTTGAGTCGTGGCTTCTGTGCCAGCAGGAGCGTCAGGGCGGGACTGCTCGGATCGCAGCGGGCTACTGCTGGCCGTGGAGTGACCCCGAAGCTATTGAAGACAGCAAGCGGCTGGTCGATGACATAAAGATCGGGGATTGGAAACGACCTTGGAACGCCAAGCCTGAGAAGCGAGTGCCTGATGCTCCTGAGTCCTACTACTGGGCGTCCGATGACCGTGGGTTTGGACAGGTCGGCTGTATCTATACCGCCCAGGGCTTCGAATACGACTGGGCTGGAGTAATTTTCGGCGAGGACTTCGTGCGTCGCGGCGACAAGTGGGTCGCGCGCAGGGGCCGTTCGCACGACCCCGCTGTACGAAAAGCATCCGAGAGCGAATTCGCGGCACTGATTTGCAACACCTACAAGGTATTGCTCACCCGGGGAATGCGCGGGACCTGTGTCTATTCGACTGACCCGGAGACGCAGGCATTTCTCGAGAAGATGACCGGTTGA
- a CDS encoding N-6 DNA methylase gives MSNPASTVSAAEISRLAGVTRATVSNWRRRHSDFPKPIEPDESRPRFDLREVQEWLAGHGFEAADSPTSELRTLVRLRATPEAVARFMATLRRVDDEWIVAPGKGGDAEFAAAATQVMERSAVADGARAAVDALAERALEDSAASGVYITPERLAGLMAALLGSPGSLELHSVLDPACGSGSLLLAAAENGADELYGQDLLPVQAQRTRLLLEADTTARLVMSSGDSLGADAFPDLQADAVLCNPPYGQRDWGSAELAMDTRWIFGTPPRGEPELAWVQHAVAHLRPGGTAVLLLPPAVATRPSGRKIRANLARRGALRAVIGLAPGAAPPWHVGLQMWVLRNPQPGAPVSEHLLFVDTTALPAGGDGEDRIDWDAVTAAVTRAWRAFDSENPETAIRSGVAAVVRVVEILDDDVDLTPAQYVRSSLDSGAVSGQVDHAIARLSSAAQELTAATGALTGWAESAGQSWRFVTIADLQNHGQLQWIRNSPPASEKPAPDDQRRVLTAPDVATGSPASGTMSTSAPATVEEIRIGDVLIPAVRSDRTGGRSARVAEPEDAGAIIGPHVHALRADRDRLDPWFLAGFLTGAENVSATRTSTVRFDPSRLRIPVLSLAEQQRYGEIFRLLFQLRTAARRATYAAENAAELVTTGLTAGALAPEADEAKERLWSTRK, from the coding sequence ATGTCCAACCCCGCGTCAACGGTCAGCGCCGCGGAGATCTCCCGGCTCGCCGGCGTCACGCGCGCCACGGTGAGCAACTGGCGGCGGAGGCACTCCGACTTTCCCAAGCCGATCGAACCGGATGAGAGTCGTCCCCGGTTCGACCTTCGTGAAGTGCAGGAATGGCTGGCGGGGCACGGGTTCGAGGCGGCGGATTCGCCGACCAGCGAATTGCGGACGCTGGTGCGTTTGCGGGCCACGCCCGAGGCGGTCGCGCGGTTCATGGCGACGCTGCGGCGCGTCGATGACGAGTGGATCGTCGCGCCGGGCAAGGGCGGTGATGCGGAATTCGCTGCGGCCGCGACGCAGGTGATGGAGCGGTCGGCGGTCGCGGATGGTGCTCGCGCCGCTGTCGACGCACTGGCCGAGCGTGCGCTGGAGGACAGCGCGGCGTCGGGTGTGTACATCACCCCCGAGCGTCTGGCGGGTCTCATGGCGGCGCTGTTGGGCTCCCCGGGATCGCTCGAGCTGCACAGTGTGCTCGACCCCGCCTGCGGTAGCGGTTCACTGCTGCTCGCGGCGGCCGAGAACGGCGCCGACGAGTTGTACGGGCAGGATCTGCTGCCGGTGCAGGCGCAGCGCACGCGATTGCTGTTGGAAGCCGATACGACGGCCCGGCTCGTCATGAGCTCGGGGGATTCCCTCGGCGCGGACGCCTTCCCTGATCTGCAAGCCGATGCTGTGCTCTGCAATCCGCCCTACGGTCAACGTGATTGGGGCTCAGCGGAATTGGCGATGGATACCCGATGGATATTCGGCACGCCACCGCGCGGGGAGCCGGAACTGGCCTGGGTGCAGCACGCTGTGGCGCATCTGCGGCCGGGTGGCACGGCGGTGCTGCTACTTCCGCCTGCCGTGGCCACCCGGCCCTCCGGCCGCAAGATTCGCGCGAATCTGGCACGGCGCGGGGCACTTCGAGCCGTTATCGGTTTGGCTCCGGGTGCGGCGCCGCCATGGCATGTCGGTCTGCAGATGTGGGTGCTGCGGAATCCGCAACCGGGCGCTCCGGTTTCGGAGCATCTGTTGTTCGTCGACACGACCGCTCTCCCGGCGGGTGGCGACGGTGAGGATCGCATCGATTGGGATGCGGTGACGGCCGCGGTCACCCGGGCCTGGCGGGCCTTCGACAGCGAGAACCCTGAAACCGCAATTCGATCCGGAGTGGCCGCGGTGGTGCGCGTGGTCGAGATTCTCGACGACGATGTGGACCTCACCCCCGCGCAGTATGTCCGCTCATCATTGGATTCCGGAGCGGTTTCCGGTCAGGTCGACCACGCCATAGCGCGACTCTCCAGTGCCGCACAGGAATTGACGGCCGCGACCGGAGCATTGACGGGCTGGGCGGAATCGGCCGGTCAATCCTGGCGGTTCGTCACGATCGCCGACCTGCAGAATCACGGTCAGCTGCAGTGGATTCGGAATTCGCCACCGGCTTCGGAGAAACCCGCACCGGATGATCAACGCAGAGTTCTCACCGCGCCCGATGTGGCGACCGGCAGCCCGGCGTCGGGAACCATGAGTACGTCCGCGCCGGCGACGGTCGAAGAGATTCGCATCGGCGACGTACTGATTCCCGCGGTGCGCAGCGATCGCACCGGAGGCCGCAGCGCGCGGGTGGCCGAACCGGAGGATGCGGGCGCGATCATCGGCCCGCATGTGCACGCCTTGCGCGCCGATCGTGACCGGCTCGACCCCTGGTTTCTTGCCGGATTCCTCACCGGCGCCGAAAATGTTTCCGCGACAAGGACATCCACGGTCCGATTCGACCCGAGCCGATTGCGGATCCCGGTGCTCTCCCTCGCCGAACAGCAACGGTACGGGGAGATTTTCCGGCTCCTGTTCCAATTGCGCACGGCTGCCCGCCGTGCCACCTATGCGGCGGAGAATGCGGCGGAATTGGTGACGACCGGCCTTACCGCCGGTGCGCTCGCGCCCGAAGCCGACGAAGCGAAAGAGCGACTGTGGAGCACACGGAAATGA
- a CDS encoding nucleotide pyrophosphohydrolase: MAIDRLQALISDFATERDWNQFHTPKNLVMALMGEVGELSEIFQWLTPEQSAAISNDDHGRARVEEELADVFIYLLRLADVLQIDLVAAAEAKVRSNEERYPVALTRGRAVKHSELR, from the coding sequence ATGGCCATCGATCGTTTGCAGGCGCTCATATCCGACTTCGCGACCGAGCGCGATTGGAATCAATTCCATACCCCCAAGAACCTGGTGATGGCGCTAATGGGTGAGGTTGGCGAGCTCTCCGAGATCTTCCAGTGGCTCACGCCGGAGCAGAGCGCCGCCATTTCGAACGACGATCATGGTCGGGCGCGAGTGGAAGAAGAGTTAGCCGACGTCTTCATCTATCTGCTGCGACTCGCGGACGTACTACAGATTGATCTGGTCGCCGCAGCAGAAGCGAAGGTGCGCTCCAACGAGGAGCGGTATCCTGTAGCGCTCACCCGCGGGCGAGCAGTGAAGCATTCCGAGCTGCGCTGA